CAAAACACGCCCTGAAGACAGGTAGTCGCGACATGATGTCAGGTAGTGTTGACATTGTCAGCGAATCAGGACATATAGTCAATACAACCTGACACAAAGGAAGGTTGACCTAACCACTGGACCCAACATCCAAGCTGGAGACCTGACATGAAAAAGACCATCGTTATCCCCGCCGCCCTGTTCGCAATTCCCTCGGCTGCCATGGCCCAGGACGCACCGTCCGCGTCCGTGAACATCACCGACCTCGATCTTTCCACCAAGGCCGGCCAGGACAAGCTCGACAAGCGCATGGACCAGGCGATCCGGCGCATGTGCCGCGTCGAC
Above is a window of Qipengyuania gaetbuli DNA encoding:
- a CDS encoding UrcA family protein; amino-acid sequence: MKKTIVIPAALFAIPSAAMAQDAPSASVNITDLDLSTKAGQDKLDKRMDQAIRRMCRVDGYDAELRRQETACRLAAKADAAPKVAYVIDSARSQRFAAIELDVQG